The region AAATAATGGCTATTACTCTTACAGGACTATTTCTTGACAGACAACAGTGTATCCATCCGCCCAGTGCTCTTGTGCAGTGTTATAACACACTGCTGCCAGATTCAGTTGGTGGGCTCAGGTTTTGGTTCTGGTCTTCGTACAGGCCCGACGGTTAACTCAGATCGGTCGAATGTGAGTTAATCAGCTGTTTATTCTTCTCTCATTTATGGTCGATGACAAAGTGACTTCCTGTCGCTAACAAACAGGAATTAAACTGTCCGATATAAGCAGATTTTACAATTGTGTAAACggcgtatttgtgtgtgagtgcgctGAGTTTGGCAGCTGATAATGTTCCCTCCATGTGTGCATAGAGGCTGAAGGTTAAATCCACACTAACAGACACGGGGGTCAGAGTCCAGCAGCCACACGGTGCTACGAGCGAGCCCGTCGAGCCGCTCAGACGCTGCTCTGactcacttcctcttcctcacaaTGTCCGCAGGAAAAAACGCTCTCAGTGCCGACCGAGGACTTCAGAATCTGGGAAAGGTGAGGGGGtttcaaaactgaaatgcaGAAAAGATCCATAAACAGAGTTAAACAGGTTCACGTCTCCACGACAACGGTACAGACCCAACACACAGGGTTCACACTGAAAAGCTCTGAGTCAGTGAGAAAGTCCCAAAGATCTGCTCagagacaaaaaccaaaaccagcTAACTGAGGCCTCGAGCTGCAGGTCAGGGCCGACCAGTCGCTGCTGCTGCGGGAACCGGAACAAACCAGAAACTACAGAGAATCGATTCAGAAACGCACGCGAAACGAACGATGGTTTGACAGAAGCTGGATGAGGCTTTCAAGACCCAGAAAAGATCTTTAACGTGACGCCGGAGATAATCCACTCAACAGCAGAAAAGCCGAGATAGCTGCAGACGTGTGAAGACGTTTTCTGATCGTCTGCGGACTTCGAATCGACTCCCGAAGAGACAGTTTTCAGTCCagcagtgtgtttacatggcacgcacgtgcacacgcgcacgcacacacacacacacacacacacacacacacacacacacacacacacacacacacgaggttAAACCAGCAGCTGTAAACAGCACTAAGTGGGTTATCTGGGAGGAGGTCAAAGTCACAACTGGGTCATTCATCAGTCTGAGAGCCTCCAGATCCTGTCTCTTcgtttcacatttcacacatttttctacgGCATCTCGTCCGCTCTGCTGGGCCTTGGCCCGTCCGCGCACTTAAACTCACGCTGACAAACCAAAAACGAGGAGCTAAAGGAGGCTGAAAAGCTCCGTAGAGCTGCAGAGATGCTGCGAAATATCGGTGGGTCCAGAGCTTCAGAGTCATTTCAGCCAGTGTTGATTTAAGAATATCGATTATCGTCACTTTAAAGGGTCCAGTGATTCTTCATGTCAACAATTTCCCATGAAACACTTCACCAGCTACACAAAGTCTACGGtccaaaccaaaacacagcaaacCACTGAGGCGTCTGGACTACAGCTGcgacgattagtcgattaatcgattcgttgatcgacagaaaagtAACTGGCAACTTTTTTGATAACAGATTcattgttttagtctttttttccagcaaacaCTTCCTTCCAAATAtttcctggttccagcttctcaaattttcTTTTCGTATCTGACGGGTcgaataaaacaaacaaacaatctgacCTGTTTCACtggtttctgacattttgtagacaaatgattaaagcagaaaatatgaGCAGATGATCAATAGCTGCACCTCTGGTCTTCACACTGCTCAGTGTCacacaactttattttaaatccagGAGTTTCTGGGGGACCAGAGGTTAATGTTGGCTCAGGGTTTCCGGAAATATTTCTCAGCTACAGCAGAGTGTACCTGAACcgtgtgacctctgacctttaacCTCCACGCTGCCAGTCAGCTGTGATGTTAGTTACCCTCTGGACAAACTTGAGGTTTAGAAATTGAAACCTGACTAGTTTGACTCTATGCTGACCGATACGTGTTGATTcaaaatggagaggaaaggagcaAGTTAACAGACCATGAACGAGTCACATCATGACCTATTCCCATGTAAATCAGGTTCAGAGTGAAACCTGCAAAGCTAAACCGCAATGAGCTTAGATCCATGAGACGGAGGAACAAGGTCTCTGCACATTCAACCACAATCTGACAGTTTCTGAGACGCTCGACAACAAAACATGAAGACATTTAAGAACAAATGAGCACAAATCTAAGACGTTTCTAAGTCAGGGGGCCACAAACAGGTAAACACCTGCACCAGAGACTGTAAGCTAACCTCGCTTTCCGTCgctgtgctaaactaagctaaacaAGTGCTGCACCTGTCTCCGCCCTGGACGGAGATAAAACGGAAACATCGgactgataaaaataaaatcggCTAAAAGGACGCTTTACCGATAATGTTGGACTGTTCCTGTCACGTTCTGCTTGGTTGGTGGTTAGCTACAGCGAGCTAACACATCAGTGTCATATCATTAgctttagcaaacattagcttAATGTTAACTGCTGTAGTCTGTGGTTCGGGAATCAGTAATTTAGGTTTAAACATCCAGAATATAACTCGAATATAGTGAATGTATTGAAAATCAACGCTAACTttctagctaatgttagcataaCTTGATGGTAATGACAGTCAGCCCCGTCAAAATCTCAGGGGCTTTATGATCATTGAGGCCGTAAATCACTGATTTCACATCTGATTtatttgactttctttttttgtcgGCGCTACAGTAAGCTAAcggtttccctctgcttccaggctttgtgctaagctaagctaactacaTCCTGGACCAGTCTCTGTTCTGGACCCAGAGGTGAAACTTCTGATCTGACACAGTTTGAGTTGAGGTCCAGAAGAAACTAAAACCATCTAAAGACCAAAATGCAAACTACCACTACAAAGACGCTGAAGACCTGAAACGGCACCGGTGGTACCCTGAATCCTGCGAACCGTCAGATTCTGTGACAGGCTCCGGATCTTAAATATGGTCTCAGGTGGATCTCTTTCGCCTGAACCTAGACCCTGATGGGAACCAGACTTCAACACAACACATTGCGTCAAGACTAAAATTTAACATCGGGTCACAGAATCTGACGGGTCGCAGAAAACAGTGTAACACTGGTGTAAGGCCAGAAACCAGATGGGGTTTTCTTCAATCAAAACCTACGTGTCGGTTAATTCAGTATCTCAAACTTGTGATCAAACTTGACTCAGTTGTCACCATCACTGCTGCTCAAACACTACATGTAGAACTAGTGACGctttttacacaaaaatgtcaaatatttgctacTTGATGCTTCTCTTTTTTGTACCTGATAAAAACTGGTTATTGTGGTTTCTGACTGTTGATCCGACAAAACgagaaaaataaagactttacacacattttcactattttctgacattttatgaacaAAACCATTAATCACTTAATTGTGAGAAAAATCAGTCATGAAGAcaattgttggttgcagctctaaccatatggccaaaagtatgcggacacTGCTTGTCCTCTGCTTGAAAAACTCCTGAAAATGCCTCAGTTTTTTCTATGaatctacacacacattcagtcgTATACAGCCAGAGTCACTCATTCAACCACgtattttctgttaatgttaaAGAAAAGCCTTCAGTGAGGAGGTTGAACCTGAGTGTCAGAGCcgagctccagctccagctccagtttCAGCTCCGGCACCAGCTGACACCTGAACATGAAACGTTTCACGAGGTTTGAAGGTGAATTCGGTTCATTTTAGCGTCTGTTTAGAGGTTTTCTTGCCTGTAGATCCAGTCTGTGAGCAGGTTTAATGGAAAAAGAGGCAGCAGACTCACCAGAGACGATCAGACGGCAGCGAGCGCAGCGACTGAGAGGCTGAAAACTGCAGACTGAGATCATTACCAGCTCTGACTCTCTGTTAaggtcgctctctctctctctctctctctgaggtgTGGCTCCAGCCAGGAAGCCCAGTCTCCCTGCTCCTCTGAAGGagttccctttttctttctccctcctcctctggttCCTCGGTCAGACAGCTCCTCCTGCTGACTGAGCCAGCTCCTCACATCTGTTTCATGTGAGACCAGCTCCGATGCTTCACTGCAGTAAAGGCACCAGCACGGCAACACAACAGTCGCCTGTCACAGCCGCACGTCCTGCGCAGGGATACTCTGCGTCCTGTTGTCCCCCGAGTCAgggagctgctccaggtggagctgctttcaGCTACGTCATAGACAGGGAGAGGGTTCAGTCcgctggttcccaacctgggggtcgggcccctccagagggccaccaggtgaacctgacgggtcgtcagatgattctAGCggaggacagaagaagaaaaattctgACTCCCTGAACCGGATTCAGTTTCTGGACTTTCCTCGGATGATCTTTAGTGAAATATTGGGTCATTGAACAGTGACTGATaaagtttagaggagaaattAACCGCAAACATGACGAGGACACACAACTACGCgctgattaaataaaagaaaacacaaaacaaaaaaggctgGAAACCTCGAATCAAAGTTTCTTTGTGTTGGAGTTGAATCGGAAAAGAAACcagtaactgcagctgtaaaataaaagtgtgaAGCAGTAGACGAGGAAACAACCAAAGTGGACGTAGCTCAGAGTTGTGCTGAAGTCCAGAACCAGAGGAAAGGGACTTAGTTCCTCTCCTCCACTGGGAACAACACGTCTCTGTGTCACTGGTCACATTTGATGGCATTTTGAATTCTAAACAGCGTTAAAGGGAAAATGAGGCGTCCTAACGTTTCAGATCAAACTGATCAGGTGTGTTTTGGCCTCAGGTAAAATCTGACACACCACGTCATCATCGTGCCATTTGATGATTTCCGTGTCTTCACTGAGTCAAACAGCGCCCCCTCTGACTGGCAGCGGGAACTGCAGCTGTAACAAGGACAAGAATTATCACACGAATCCGTAAATCACTTTTTATAGGATGCTTTTTGTTCGAGTTCATGATTGTTTATTTGTAAGTATTTTGATTATCGATTTGCCTTTGATTAACGCTGTTCTTTAGGAAGGACGACGATGGGGGATCCAGCCGGTACCGTCAAGTTTCCAGAGCGAGCAGGAGCACGACGGAAACCACGTCTCCAAAATAAAACGCATGCATGTCCGTGTGTGGATCAAAGAAAGACTCGGGTTGGACTTCAGATGGAGACACACTTGTTTTACAGGACACAGCGATGAGCTTGAAGCTCGATGCTGAACCACTGAATGCTTTCTGAACACCGCTGTGTACGTCTTTGTCCCATGTCTTCATTAATACCAACTACAACTTGTAGAGTAACAATATCTTGTAGgacatttttttacatcatcTTTTAACTGAtcttgtgctgtttttattttctattttttctgattattttacttttacttggaagtgtttcttaatttttctgtatCGATAAAGATCAATAAAGTATGAATATGGATTCTCTTATTGCTCGCCGTGCTCATAAGCTATTTCAGTAACTGATTAGTTCAGgttttacattactttttagGGTGAATAGGTAAAATGTGTCCGTCGATCACAGAGACAAAGTAGAGTTTTTACAACTACAGCAGAGTTTATTCATGTGCGCTGATAAACAGACCAATAAACAATGAAACATgtcgttttttttcctttgcagtcCTTTGTGTGATACAATCAtccatgcaaacacaaaacacaactaACACCAACCGTGCGcctgctcttattttgaaatccGTACCAGGAAGTCTGGGTGTATATTCGGCTGACTTGACGCAGGCGCAGAGCTCATTTCACCTGCAGCGGCAGAGGCAGCGACCGGACCGTCTGCGACCAGAACCGAGAACAAAGACGAGCCGCGGCGGGAGTCGAGCAGGTAGAAAGCTCTTTGTTCTGCTGCGTGTGTCTCCGTTAACCGGGGAATCTGTGGCCGTAGTCTCGGTGAGGCCGGTGATGGTGGATCCCGCTGCTCGTTGCGAACCTGTAAAACGATTTTCCACcgaaataaatgaaaaatgcgAACATCGGTGGTAAATGAGGCTGAGAACCGTCACCGATTCGTCGGGTGACAGTGGATTTATCAGGCGGAATCACCGGCTCCGTCTGAGCCCGGACACCGGGACAACGCCTCAAATGCAACCTGATTAATTCATCCTTTAATCACATCAGCGTATCGATAACAGGCGGAGAGAAAACCGATCCAAACACTTTTATCGAGATCCCTGTCCGGGCGTCGTCGTCCTCGGCCGCCGAGACTCGGGCCAACGCCTCAGGACCAGTCCCTCAGAATAAAAGCAGCCGAAAATAAAATCgatgaaaatgtgaatgtggTTTGGCGGCAGGTGAACGCGTCAGCGCGAGGCGCTGAGACCGCTGAGGTTTATTTCAGTCTGTGGAGACACGATGACCCAGATTCCGTTTCAGACTCTCAGGAAAAATCCGGCACAATAAATATGTCTGATCTGACGCTAACCCGGGATATAACCGGGACTCAATCTGACCTGGATCCGTTTGGATCTTccgttttaaaaataaaaatctatcaCAGCATATAAATATTATGACATCATGAGAAACTCAACACGCGACAGCTGCAGTTACATCACATCGTCATAAAAACCACGTAACGTACGAAAATAAAACCTTCAACAGCAGACTCGGGCAAACTAGGACCAGTAATAATCAATAAACAATAATCGGTCAATAATAACCGAGTGTACGTTGGCTTCGAGTCAAACGGTAACGATGCGTATCGGCACTAGAGGGAAAGGATCTTCCAGAATGTACCAGCTGTGTCCACATGCGACAAACCGCATCAAACCGGGGGCGACATTAGTGCAGATCTGACTCAGACCGGGGGGGTCAAATCCGCGTGAAACCGATTCACTCATCGAAACCAGAATCTGCGGTCTGGCCCTTTAGCCCCGGCTGAGAGGCTTTCGGGGCCCGTTGGCGGCGCTATAAAAGGATGAGTCAGATGTAGAAGGGCTCGGCTGCGAATAGCGCGTGATTCAGCCGGTTTCTCTAGATGGACTGACGGGAGCCTTTAACCTAACTCTGCTGAGAGAGGTTCAGTCTGAGCCCAGGTCAGAGACTCGTGGCTCTTCCTGTGTCGGATGTTTTGACAGAATAAAGAGGAACGGATCCTGCGGCAGATCATCGCTAAGGTTTGGTTCAACAGCTCCGACGGAAATCCATCAGTTTCAAACGGCCCTTCCTCCAGGTGGAAGAGCCGTTTGAAGGTGAAGGATGAGTCGGAGCTTTTCCCTGTGCTCTGTTCTGGGACTGTGACAGGGGAGAGGAACGGGAGCCCACTGGTTCCACGCTGAAAGCTGAATTTCTGTGTCACACATCGGCCCGTATGAAGGCTGTCAGCTTTGTGGGAGCTACCACAATAAAACACGCGTTTCATTCATATGTGGCCGGTTTGTTCAGCTCAGCCGCGCTGGGTGTGTCCAGTGTAACCGATCCCAGCTGTAAACGGTCCGgtgaagcagcagaaactaAAAGTCGGATCAATCTGGAGACTCGACGGCTCCACGGGCTGAGGGTGAAAGTCACTCAGACTGTGAACAGAACCAGACTCCATAGAGAAATACCCAGATTTAGACTCAGACTTGTGACTGTACGTGCAGAATTAAGGTGTCACATCTGATTTGAGATTTACAgaatcgacagaaaattagaGGCAACGAGTTGGATTCAACTCTCTGGTTCCAGGTGTGAATGTTTTCTAGCTTATCGGTTCTGACCCTAACCCTGTTCTTTGTTTCAGATTGAAAGATGATGAAGTCAAGCAGCCAATACGACTCTTTCCTCTTCTGGAGGCAGCCAATCCCGGCCCTCGACCTGTCAGAGCTGGAGGACCTGGGTTTGATCGACGGTCAGCCGGCCAATAGCAGCAAAGGAAAAGACAAGCTGTCCAAACTGAGGGGTCAGGACGAGGAGGTGAGAGGACAGCTGAGGGTCTGGTCTTGTCTCGGGCTCTGGGAGCAGGTGAACTCAGGTCCACCTGGCGCTCTGGGGTTAGTCTcgcacactgtagtttattggGACTCAGTCCCACAGACAGCGTCAGCTTTCATGTCTGGCGATCCTGTCGGAGAGATGCCTGAGATCCTGAAACCGGTACCTGACCTGGTAACGCACAGGAACCGCGAAGCTTAGTCAGTGTCGCTAAAGCAGACTTTGTTCCGCTGCAGCAGGGGGCGCTGTGACCCACCCGTCGCCTCTGGTTCTGCTGATTTTACACGTTTTCAGGTCCAGGTCTGACGTAAAGATCCCGTCATGTTAAGAATACCTGGGGGGGATGTGGTCTGCTGTGGGCTGACAGAAATCACCTGTCTCTTCTCTGCAGGCCGAGCTGCTGGAGTTTTCCTCCTTTAACTACTGGAGAGCTCCCATCGCTGACGTGGACGCCCTGCTGGCCGACCTCAACCTGCTGCTCTGAAACCAgcctgacccctgacccctgacccctgaccccgGATCAGCCTCTGCAGGCCTCGACTCCTCCCCTCTGATCCTGCCTGATGCTTTTCCCTGGGAAACATTAACggaacacatttctttttcaggaAAGTCCCCAAAATAAGAGTCTGGTTTTCACACTAATAGTCCCGGACAGGGGTCTGCAGAGACTGGTCCTGGTTCAGAGTCAACCCCCAACAGCTTTGTGTTCACCCTCTGATCCTGAAGTAggttttctgaaaacacaacgACCGAACCATCTGCGTGaacatttttagattaaagGGTCGTAGACTGAGGGGGTTCTGTTCCACGACCAGCTGTTAGACCA is a window of Xiphias gladius isolate SHS-SW01 ecotype Sanya breed wild chromosome 24, ASM1685928v1, whole genome shotgun sequence DNA encoding:
- the mllt11 gene encoding protein AF1q, coding for MMKSSSQYDSFLFWRQPIPALDLSELEDLGLIDGQPANSSKGKDKLSKLRGQDEEAELLEFSSFNYWRAPIADVDALLADLNLLL